Proteins co-encoded in one Glandiceps talaboti chromosome 22, keGlaTala1.1, whole genome shotgun sequence genomic window:
- the LOC144452112 gene encoding polycystin-2-like protein 1 isoform X4: protein MSQTRVSPSNRPTSAGGLSAHDELEMDRIVQEELGRRSSNNRPSSAQSRQAWHDNDGMELDDGPLDNSYGHGEYPDDEAPTAMESEVYVDGHMRVMDAQTKAKLEEPQGCCSKVGRGIRSLWRTRQTEDTKSDRELHVRTTLRELIIYFLFIVVLCIVTFGMTSSTMYYYTKVMSELFLDSQFPDTKNTYRGMTNMMDWWRFAEGPMVDGLYWETWYNGENLTDEERGYIYYENKLLGVPRVRQLKVTNDSCTVHSDFESEIKQCYDAYSESVEERNPFGLMNGTAWTYSTEEELDGSGHWGKLTTYGGGGFYQDLTHDKATSVGYVDTLKSNLWLDRGTRATFVDFTVYNANINLFCVVRLVTEFPATGGAIPSWDFRTVKLLRYVTAFDYFIMACEGIFCLFIAYYVVEEILEIKLNKCSYFKSVWNCLDLLVIGLSMVCIAFNVYRTREVDSMLQDLLEDPNKYADFEYLSFWQTMSNSMLAVLVFFAWIKVFKYISFNKTMTQLSSTLSRCGKDLMGFSIMFLIVFFAYAQLGYLIFGTQIHDFKSFGDSIFTLFRIILGDFDFHELEQANRIMGPIFFCTYVFFVFFVLLNMFLAIINDTYSEVKADIATQKSEFEITDYFKRGYEKMLGKLNFKRDKIVDIQKALAQADSNNDQQLDYDEWRHELKARGHADAEIEAVFAKYDVDGDRVLDSEEQAKMAADLQEQKNRLNAQIDAEMRKQEQAELTNEIAEVEEAAANNVRPGTARSKSRVSFNDGSDSEGEDDGNRGRPAAGVSYEEFTVLSRRVDRMEHSIGSIVSKIDAVLVKLEAMERAKLKRRETMGKLLDSITEDERQGHTEDSGKREQMERLVREELERWDSEASISQAAGRSASSTKGPGKSSGSSRPGSSSSNRNVALTRDDLDPHIPDGSGMTSSNV, encoded by the exons ATGAGCCAAACGCGCGTAAGTCCCTCAAATCGTCCAACTAGTGCTGGTGGACTGTCAGCTCACGACGAACTGGAAATGGATAGAATTGTGCAAGAAGAATTGGGCAGGAGATCGTCTAACAACAGACCAAGTAGTGCTCAATCCAGGCAAGCCTGGCATGACAACGATGGCATGGAATTGGATGATGGACCCTTGGACAACAGTTACGGACATGGAGAATATCCCGACGACGAAGCACCAACTGCCATGGAGAGTGAAGTTTACGTTGACGGGCATATGAGGGTAATGGATGCCCAAACCAAAGCAAAACTGGAAGAGCCACAGGGCTGTTGTAGTAAAGTTGGACGTGGTATCAGAT CACTATGGAGGACAAGACAAACAGAAGACACCAAGTCAGACAGGGAACTCCACGTACGAACCACTCTGAGAGAACTTATCATCTATTTCCTCTTCATCGTGGTCTTGTGTATTG TTACATTTGGTATGACCAGTTCCACCATGTATTACTACACCAAGGTGATGTCGGAGCTGTTCTTGGACAGTCAGTTTCCTGATACAAAGAACACATACCGTGGAATGACCAACATGATGGATTGGTGGAGG TTTGCTGAAGGTCCAATGGTTGATGGTCTATACTGGGAGACATGGTACAATGGTGAGAACTTAACAGATGAAGAAAGGGGCTACATATACTATGAAAACAAGCTGCTAGGAGTACCACGTGTACGACAACTGAAAGTGACCAACGACTCTTGTACAGTGCATTCCGACTTTGAATCAGAAATAAAGCAGTGTTACGATGCGTATTCTGAAAGCGTGGAGGAACGCAATCCGTTTGGCTTGATGAATGGCACAGC ATGGACATATTCCACTGAGGAGGAGTTGGATGGATCTGGTCACTGGGGTAAGCTGACAACCTATGGGGGTGGTGGCTTCTATCAGGATCTCACTCATGACAAGGCAACCTCAGTTGGATATGTAGACACACTGAAATCCAATCTGTGGTTAGATCGTGGCACTCGGGCTACATTTGTAGATTTCACCGTCTACAATGCCAACATCAATCTCTTCTGTGTGGTCAG ATTGGTGACTGAGTTTCCTGCTACTGGAGGTGCCATCCCATCATGGGATTTCCGAACTGTGAAGTTGTTGCGATATGTAACTGCGTTTGACTACTTCATTATGGCATGTGAGGGTATCTTTTGTCTCTTCATTGCCTACTATGTTGTGGAAGAGATCTTGGAGATCAAGCTCAACAAGTGCTCCTACTTCAAGAGCGTGTGGAATTGTCTGGATTTGTTGGTCATTGGG TTGTCCATGGTGTGCATTGCCTTCAATGTGTATAGAACCAGGGAAGTAGATAGCATGCTGCAAGATCTGTTGGAAGATCCCAATAAGTATGCTGACTTTGAATATCTCAGCTTCTGGCAGACCATGTCCAACAGTATGTTGGCTGTCTTGGTCTTCTTTGCTTGGATCAAG GTGTTCAAGTACATTAGTTTCAACAAGACCATGACCCAGCTGTCCAGTACTCTGTCTCGCTGTGGTAAAGACTTGATGGGTTTCTCCATCATGTTCTTGATTGTCTTCTTTGCTTATGCCCAGCTGGGTTATCTCATCTTTGGCACCCAGATCCATGATTTCAAGTCCTTTGGTGACTCAAT CTTCACCCTGTTCCGTATCATCTTGGGTGACTTTGATTTCCATGAGTTGGAACAAGCTAACCGTATCATGGGTCCAATTTTCTTCTGTACCTATGTATTCTTTGTGTTCTTTGTACTGCTG AACATGTTCTTGGCCATCATCAACGACACCTACAGTGAAGTCAAAGCTGACATTGCCACTCAGAAGAGTGAGTTTGAAATTACTGACTACTTCAAGAGA GGATATGAAAAGATGCTTGGTAAGCTGAACTTCAAACGTGATAAGATAGTGGATATCCAGAAGGCCTTGGCTCAAGCTGATTCCAACAATGACCAACAACTGGACTATGATGAATGGAGACATGAACTGAAGGC ACGTGGTCATGCTGATGCTGAGATTGAAGCTGTCTTTGCTAAGTATGATGTTGATGGAGATCGTGTGTTGGACTCTGAAGAACAGGCTAAAATGGCCGCTGACTTACAGGAACAGAAG AATCGTCTTAACGCTCAAATTGATGCCGAGATGCGTAAGCAAGAGCAG GCTGAGCTGACCAATGAGATTGCTGAAGTTGAGGAGGCTGCTGCCAACAATGTGCGCCCAGGAACTGCTCGCAGTAAGAGCCGTGTCAGTTTCAACGATGGAAGCGACAGTGAGGGTGAGGATGATGGAAACAGAGGCCGTCCTGCTGCTGGTGTGTCGTATGAAGAATTCACTGT ACTGAGTCGCCGTGTTGATCGCATGGAGCATTCCATTGGTAGCATTGTATCTAAGATTGATGCTGTCCTGGTGAAACTGGAGGCAATGGAGAGAGCAAAACTGAAACGTCGTGAGACTATGGGTAAACTGCTGGATAGCATCACAGAG GATGAACGCCAGGGCCACACTGAGGATAGTGGAAAGCGTGAACAGATGGAACGTCTTGTTCGTGAGGAGCTAGAACGCTGGGACTCGGAGGCATCAATCAGCCAGGCAGCTGGCCGTTCTGCAAGTTCAACCAAAGGTCCAGGAAAATCCAGTGGAAGTTCACGACCTGGAAGTTCTTCGTCCAACCGCAACGTGGCTTTG ACACGGGATGATCTAGACCCTCACATACCC GATGGTAGCGGAATGACATCAAGCAATGTGTGA
- the LOC144452112 gene encoding polycystin-2-like protein 1 isoform X5 encodes MSQTRVSPSNRPTSAGGLSAHDELEMDRIVQEELGRRSSNNRPSSAQSRQAWHDNDGMELDDGPLDNSYGHGEYPDDEAPTAMESEVYVDGHMRVMDAQTKAKLEEPQGCCSKVGRGIRSLWRTRQTEDTKSDRELHVRTTLRELIIYFLFIVVLCIVTFGMTSSTMYYYTKVMSELFLDSQFPDTKNTYRGMTNMMDWWRFAEGPMVDGLYWETWYNGENLTDEERGYIYYENKLLGVPRVRQLKVTNDSCTVHSDFESEIKQCYDAYSESVEERNPFGLMNGTAWTYSTEEELDGSGHWGKLTTYGGGGFYQDLTHDKATSVGYVDTLKSNLWLDRGTRATFVDFTVYNANINLFCVVRLVTEFPATGGAIPSWDFRTVKLLRYVTAFDYFIMACEGIFCLFIAYYVVEEILEIKLNKCSYFKSVWNCLDLLVIGLSMVCIAFNVYRTREVDSMLQDLLEDPNKYADFEYLSFWQTMSNSMLAVLVFFAWIKVFKYISFNKTMTQLSSTLSRCGKDLMGFSIMFLIVFFAYAQLGYLIFGTQIHDFKSFGDSIFTLFRIILGDFDFHELEQANRIMGPIFFCTYVFFVFFVLLNMFLAIINDTYSEVKADIATQKSEFEITDYFKRGYEKMLGKLNFKRDKIVDIQKALAQADSNNDQQLDYDEWRHELKARGHADAEIEAVFAKYDVDGDRVLDSEEQAKMAADLQEQKAELTNEIAEVEEAAANNVRPGTARSKSRVSFNDGSDSEGEDDGNRGRPAAGVSYEEFTVLSRRVDRMEHSIGSIVSKIDAVLVKLEAMERAKLKRRETMGKLLDSITEDERQGHTEDSGKREQMERLVREELERWDSEASISQAAGRSASSTKGPGKSSGSSRPGSSSSNRNVALTRDDLDPHIPDGSGMTSSNV; translated from the exons ATGAGCCAAACGCGCGTAAGTCCCTCAAATCGTCCAACTAGTGCTGGTGGACTGTCAGCTCACGACGAACTGGAAATGGATAGAATTGTGCAAGAAGAATTGGGCAGGAGATCGTCTAACAACAGACCAAGTAGTGCTCAATCCAGGCAAGCCTGGCATGACAACGATGGCATGGAATTGGATGATGGACCCTTGGACAACAGTTACGGACATGGAGAATATCCCGACGACGAAGCACCAACTGCCATGGAGAGTGAAGTTTACGTTGACGGGCATATGAGGGTAATGGATGCCCAAACCAAAGCAAAACTGGAAGAGCCACAGGGCTGTTGTAGTAAAGTTGGACGTGGTATCAGAT CACTATGGAGGACAAGACAAACAGAAGACACCAAGTCAGACAGGGAACTCCACGTACGAACCACTCTGAGAGAACTTATCATCTATTTCCTCTTCATCGTGGTCTTGTGTATTG TTACATTTGGTATGACCAGTTCCACCATGTATTACTACACCAAGGTGATGTCGGAGCTGTTCTTGGACAGTCAGTTTCCTGATACAAAGAACACATACCGTGGAATGACCAACATGATGGATTGGTGGAGG TTTGCTGAAGGTCCAATGGTTGATGGTCTATACTGGGAGACATGGTACAATGGTGAGAACTTAACAGATGAAGAAAGGGGCTACATATACTATGAAAACAAGCTGCTAGGAGTACCACGTGTACGACAACTGAAAGTGACCAACGACTCTTGTACAGTGCATTCCGACTTTGAATCAGAAATAAAGCAGTGTTACGATGCGTATTCTGAAAGCGTGGAGGAACGCAATCCGTTTGGCTTGATGAATGGCACAGC ATGGACATATTCCACTGAGGAGGAGTTGGATGGATCTGGTCACTGGGGTAAGCTGACAACCTATGGGGGTGGTGGCTTCTATCAGGATCTCACTCATGACAAGGCAACCTCAGTTGGATATGTAGACACACTGAAATCCAATCTGTGGTTAGATCGTGGCACTCGGGCTACATTTGTAGATTTCACCGTCTACAATGCCAACATCAATCTCTTCTGTGTGGTCAG ATTGGTGACTGAGTTTCCTGCTACTGGAGGTGCCATCCCATCATGGGATTTCCGAACTGTGAAGTTGTTGCGATATGTAACTGCGTTTGACTACTTCATTATGGCATGTGAGGGTATCTTTTGTCTCTTCATTGCCTACTATGTTGTGGAAGAGATCTTGGAGATCAAGCTCAACAAGTGCTCCTACTTCAAGAGCGTGTGGAATTGTCTGGATTTGTTGGTCATTGGG TTGTCCATGGTGTGCATTGCCTTCAATGTGTATAGAACCAGGGAAGTAGATAGCATGCTGCAAGATCTGTTGGAAGATCCCAATAAGTATGCTGACTTTGAATATCTCAGCTTCTGGCAGACCATGTCCAACAGTATGTTGGCTGTCTTGGTCTTCTTTGCTTGGATCAAG GTGTTCAAGTACATTAGTTTCAACAAGACCATGACCCAGCTGTCCAGTACTCTGTCTCGCTGTGGTAAAGACTTGATGGGTTTCTCCATCATGTTCTTGATTGTCTTCTTTGCTTATGCCCAGCTGGGTTATCTCATCTTTGGCACCCAGATCCATGATTTCAAGTCCTTTGGTGACTCAAT CTTCACCCTGTTCCGTATCATCTTGGGTGACTTTGATTTCCATGAGTTGGAACAAGCTAACCGTATCATGGGTCCAATTTTCTTCTGTACCTATGTATTCTTTGTGTTCTTTGTACTGCTG AACATGTTCTTGGCCATCATCAACGACACCTACAGTGAAGTCAAAGCTGACATTGCCACTCAGAAGAGTGAGTTTGAAATTACTGACTACTTCAAGAGA GGATATGAAAAGATGCTTGGTAAGCTGAACTTCAAACGTGATAAGATAGTGGATATCCAGAAGGCCTTGGCTCAAGCTGATTCCAACAATGACCAACAACTGGACTATGATGAATGGAGACATGAACTGAAGGC ACGTGGTCATGCTGATGCTGAGATTGAAGCTGTCTTTGCTAAGTATGATGTTGATGGAGATCGTGTGTTGGACTCTGAAGAACAGGCTAAAATGGCCGCTGACTTACAGGAACAGAAG GCTGAGCTGACCAATGAGATTGCTGAAGTTGAGGAGGCTGCTGCCAACAATGTGCGCCCAGGAACTGCTCGCAGTAAGAGCCGTGTCAGTTTCAACGATGGAAGCGACAGTGAGGGTGAGGATGATGGAAACAGAGGCCGTCCTGCTGCTGGTGTGTCGTATGAAGAATTCACTGT ACTGAGTCGCCGTGTTGATCGCATGGAGCATTCCATTGGTAGCATTGTATCTAAGATTGATGCTGTCCTGGTGAAACTGGAGGCAATGGAGAGAGCAAAACTGAAACGTCGTGAGACTATGGGTAAACTGCTGGATAGCATCACAGAG GATGAACGCCAGGGCCACACTGAGGATAGTGGAAAGCGTGAACAGATGGAACGTCTTGTTCGTGAGGAGCTAGAACGCTGGGACTCGGAGGCATCAATCAGCCAGGCAGCTGGCCGTTCTGCAAGTTCAACCAAAGGTCCAGGAAAATCCAGTGGAAGTTCACGACCTGGAAGTTCTTCGTCCAACCGCAACGTGGCTTTG ACACGGGATGATCTAGACCCTCACATACCC GATGGTAGCGGAATGACATCAAGCAATGTGTGA